Proteins from a genomic interval of Nocardia sp. BMG51109:
- a CDS encoding ESX secretion-associated protein EspG → MSWDFTGIEFQVLCERYRDGELPAPLFYTLDEPMTLDESARLKGKTWDELRAKWDPAWDSMIEAMCAPEMYIRVHGWDELDMENGKKKIYMHFARKGVWAYKFNQKPGKTFWHTDGYTVTECDPRSLGAEVVRSLPKVGAGHISSVPVVTDPQEYIGHGGGSFIMDDDHLEDRAVAGSRKFFETKASLTGTIVAVQGRSKYGPRGIHETKKLFRDVIGDGRYVMALDDAPVAEAVGPQQLADRIQDDIDNLMLRMETHWESGYPQDRY, encoded by the coding sequence ATGTCGTGGGATTTCACCGGCATCGAGTTCCAGGTGCTCTGCGAACGGTATCGGGACGGCGAGCTGCCGGCACCGCTGTTCTACACGCTCGACGAGCCCATGACGCTCGACGAATCCGCACGCCTGAAGGGAAAGACGTGGGATGAGCTGCGGGCGAAGTGGGATCCGGCCTGGGACTCGATGATCGAGGCCATGTGCGCGCCCGAGATGTACATCCGGGTGCACGGCTGGGACGAGCTGGATATGGAGAACGGTAAGAAGAAGATCTACATGCACTTCGCCCGCAAGGGCGTCTGGGCCTACAAGTTCAACCAGAAACCCGGAAAGACGTTCTGGCACACCGACGGATATACCGTGACCGAATGCGATCCGCGGAGCCTCGGCGCCGAGGTGGTCCGGTCACTGCCCAAGGTCGGGGCGGGCCATATTTCGAGTGTTCCGGTCGTCACCGATCCGCAGGAGTACATCGGCCACGGCGGCGGCAGCTTCATCATGGACGATGACCACCTCGAGGACCGGGCCGTCGCCGGCTCCCGGAAGTTCTTCGAGACCAAGGCGAGTCTCACCGGCACGATCGTGGCCGTCCAGGGGCGGTCGAAGTACGGACCGCGCGGTATCCACGAGACCAAGAAGCTGTTCCGCGATGTGATCGGGGACGGCCGCTACGTGATGGCGCTCGACGACGCTCCGGTGGCGGAGGCCGTCGGGCCGCAGCAGCTCGCCGACCGAATTCAGGACGATATCGACAACCTGATGCTGCGGATGGAGACACACTGGGAGTCCGGATATCCCCAGGACCGGTACTGA
- a CDS encoding WXG100 family type VII secretion target, producing MAGEQPVEVDTTKLRNAAGKVDDVAGRVRGTVDNLKTTLDEKGYPWGKDSYGDKFTQGEQGYDKSSKNLVDGADNMANSLDQFGVSMNDAADKMDNMDQR from the coding sequence ATGGCCGGGGAACAGCCCGTCGAGGTCGACACCACGAAATTGCGGAATGCCGCGGGAAAGGTGGACGACGTCGCCGGACGGGTGCGAGGCACCGTCGACAATCTGAAGACCACGCTGGACGAGAAGGGTTATCCGTGGGGAAAGGACAGCTACGGAGACAAATTCACCCAGGGTGAGCAGGGCTACGACAAGTCCAGCAAGAATCTGGTCGACGGCGCGGACAACATGGCGAACTCGCTCGACCAGTTCGGCGTCAGCATGAACGACGCCGCCGACAAGATGGACAACATGGACCAGCGTTGA
- a CDS encoding NAD(P)/FAD-dependent oxidoreductase, whose amino-acid sequence MAPQYDAVVVGAGFGGMGAGIELDRLGLSNFVILEREDDLGGTWHVNRYPGLAVDIASVTYSYSFEPNPYWSRLFAPGAELKRYAEHIADKYDLRRRMRFGRVVGGARWDEEQQHWVVSVDDGDTLTARYLLTATGFLSQPYTPPFPGIDTFEGKILHTTAWEDDVDLTGRKAAIIGTGATAVQLVPEAAKKVSALTVFQRTPIWVVPKVDTAIPKPVQQLFAKAPVTQKAARLVNTSMLELLMVSGVLHYKQAKLGNKAAALLAKSHLRAQVRDKEIRRKLTPDYDFGCKRPTFSNTYFKTFNEPHVRLETHSIDHLEPDGIVTADGHKTEIDTLILATGFNLWDVNFPAIEVIGRDGVNLGKFWRDNRFQAYEGITVPKFPNFLSLNSPYSYSGLSYFTTIEAQMKHMGRLFGEMRRRGEQVFEVTEQANARFLDYVTRKLGSSVFYSGSCSTARSYYFNQHGEAALLRPNSTPATHREAVGFPLEDYSYGTAA is encoded by the coding sequence GTGGCACCTCAGTACGACGCCGTTGTCGTAGGGGCCGGATTCGGCGGGATGGGCGCGGGCATCGAGCTGGACAGGCTCGGCCTGAGCAATTTCGTGATCCTCGAGCGAGAGGACGATCTGGGTGGCACCTGGCACGTGAACCGGTATCCGGGCCTGGCGGTGGATATCGCCTCGGTCACCTACTCGTACTCGTTCGAGCCGAATCCGTACTGGTCACGGCTGTTCGCGCCGGGTGCGGAGCTGAAGCGCTACGCCGAGCACATCGCCGACAAGTACGACCTGCGCCGCCGGATGCGGTTCGGCCGGGTGGTCGGCGGCGCCCGCTGGGACGAGGAGCAGCAGCACTGGGTGGTCTCGGTGGACGACGGCGACACCCTGACCGCGCGCTATCTGCTGACGGCCACGGGCTTCCTGTCCCAGCCGTACACGCCGCCGTTCCCGGGCATCGACACGTTCGAGGGCAAGATCCTGCACACCACCGCCTGGGAGGACGACGTCGACCTCACCGGCCGCAAGGCCGCGATCATCGGCACCGGCGCCACCGCCGTGCAGCTGGTGCCGGAGGCGGCGAAGAAGGTGTCGGCGCTGACGGTCTTCCAGCGCACGCCGATCTGGGTGGTGCCCAAGGTCGATACCGCGATCCCGAAACCGGTGCAGCAGCTGTTCGCGAAGGCGCCGGTGACCCAGAAGGCGGCCCGGCTGGTGAATACGAGCATGCTGGAGCTGCTGATGGTGTCCGGCGTGCTGCACTACAAGCAGGCCAAGCTCGGCAACAAGGCGGCGGCGCTGCTGGCCAAGTCGCATCTGCGAGCACAGGTGCGCGACAAGGAGATCCGCCGCAAGCTGACCCCCGACTACGACTTCGGCTGCAAGCGCCCGACCTTCTCGAACACCTACTTCAAGACCTTCAACGAACCGCACGTGCGGCTGGAGACGCACTCGATCGATCACCTCGAGCCGGACGGCATCGTGACCGCCGACGGGCACAAGACCGAGATCGACACGCTGATCCTGGCCACCGGATTCAACCTGTGGGACGTGAACTTCCCGGCCATCGAGGTCATCGGCCGGGACGGGGTGAACCTCGGAAAGTTCTGGCGCGACAACAGGTTCCAGGCATACGAGGGCATCACGGTGCCCAAGTTCCCGAACTTCTTGAGCCTGAACAGCCCGTACTCCTACAGCGGCCTGTCCTACTTCACCACCATCGAGGCGCAGATGAAGCATATGGGCCGGCTGTTCGGCGAGATGCGGCGCCGGGGCGAGCAGGTGTTCGAGGTGACCGAGCAGGCCAATGCGCGCTTCCTCGACTACGTCACGCGCAAGCTGGGGTCGTCGGTGTTCTACAGCGGCAGCTGCTCCACCGCCCGCAGCTACTACTTCAACCAGCACGGCGAGGCGGCGCTGCTGCGGCCCAACAGCACTCCGGCCACGCACCGGGAGGCGGTCGGGTTCCCGCTGGAGGACTACTCCTACGGCACCGCCGCCTGA
- a CDS encoding TetR/AcrR family transcriptional regulator — MTHHSVSEHRIIGCVPKSSTRLERRKAELRQEIIDTAFACFAEKGYHATGIADIAAQLGIGHGTFYRYFANKRDIIDHVIDDLAARIIDSLGTDNAPDAATSLDEYRAQVERIGAALNRIFLEDRRISQLLLFQATGIDSELTLRLYGLLDTADTLTAGYLEHGVELGYLRADLDTANTARAVTGMMLAAIVHGLRDPDAQATADLTQAIRRLLIDGVRKD, encoded by the coding sequence ATGACACATCATTCCGTTTCGGAACACCGTATCATCGGCTGCGTGCCGAAGTCATCCACCCGCCTCGAGCGGCGCAAGGCCGAGCTCCGCCAGGAGATCATCGACACCGCCTTCGCCTGCTTCGCCGAAAAGGGTTATCACGCAACGGGAATCGCCGATATCGCGGCTCAGCTGGGGATCGGCCACGGCACCTTCTACCGCTACTTCGCCAATAAGCGCGACATCATCGACCACGTCATCGACGATCTGGCCGCCCGCATCATCGACTCGCTGGGCACCGACAACGCGCCCGACGCGGCGACCTCGCTGGACGAGTACCGCGCCCAGGTCGAGCGCATCGGCGCGGCCCTGAACCGGATCTTCCTGGAGGACCGGCGGATCTCGCAGCTGCTGCTGTTCCAGGCGACCGGCATCGACAGCGAGCTGACCCTGCGGCTGTACGGGCTGCTCGACACCGCCGACACGCTCACCGCCGGCTATCTCGAACACGGCGTCGAGCTGGGTTACCTCCGGGCCGATCTGGACACCGCCAATACCGCCAGGGCGGTCACCGGGATGATGCTGGCCGCCATCGTGCACGGCCTGCGCGACCCGGACGCGCAGGCAACTGCCGACCTGACCCAGGCGATCCGCCGTTTGCTCATCGACGGCGTGCGCAAGGACTGA
- a CDS encoding DUF4288 domain-containing protein, with the protein MAGKVPYVGVVVYESLSNAPESTPLYQEDIVLVYAESDPNAVQLVTDLARQQECTYRNETGESISLSVKSIVDVSAALTEDVPAGGALYTRYFRDFDAYQRLEPLLGDTEPPSATSG; encoded by the coding sequence GTGGCGGGTAAGGTTCCCTACGTCGGGGTCGTCGTCTATGAATCGTTGTCCAATGCGCCCGAGTCCACACCGCTGTACCAGGAGGACATCGTCCTCGTGTACGCCGAGTCGGATCCGAATGCGGTGCAGCTGGTCACCGATCTCGCCCGGCAGCAGGAATGCACGTATCGCAACGAGACCGGCGAGAGCATCAGCCTGTCGGTGAAGAGCATCGTCGACGTGAGCGCCGCGCTGACCGAGGACGTGCCCGCGGGCGGCGCGCTGTACACCCGGTATTTCCGGGATTTCGACGCCTACCAGCGGCTGGAGCCGCTGCTCGGCGACACCGAACCACCGAGTGCAACGAGCGGGTAG
- the ruvB gene encoding Holliday junction branch migration DNA helicase RuvB has product MTEPTDDDTESQVTPSYLRSDGDIEAGLRPKSLDDFIGQPRVREQLALVLHGARKRGGTPDHVLLSGPPGLGKTSMAMIIAAELGSALRITSGPAMERAGDLAAMLSNLVEGDVLFIDEIHRMARPAEEMLYLAMEDFRVDVVVGKGPGATSIPLDIAPFTLVGATTRSGALTGPLRDRFGFTGHMDFYEPDELQRILVRSARILELRVEPDAAAEIAGRSRGTPRIANRLLRRVRDYAEVRADGVITREVAHAALAVYDVDDLGLDRLDRAVLGSLVRSFGGGPVGVSTLAVAVGEEAATVEEVCEPFLVRAGMVARTPRGRVATAAAWEHLGLVPPPDLVFGSIEVRGREPHPTLDLFDS; this is encoded by the coding sequence ATGACCGAGCCGACGGACGACGACACCGAATCCCAGGTCACGCCGAGCTATCTGCGGTCGGACGGCGATATCGAGGCCGGGCTGCGCCCGAAGTCCCTGGACGACTTCATCGGCCAGCCGCGCGTGCGCGAGCAGCTCGCGCTGGTGCTGCACGGCGCCAGGAAGCGCGGCGGCACACCGGATCACGTGCTGCTGTCCGGCCCGCCGGGTCTGGGCAAGACCAGCATGGCGATGATCATCGCCGCCGAACTCGGCTCCGCCCTGCGGATTACGTCCGGTCCGGCGATGGAGCGCGCGGGCGATCTGGCCGCCATGCTCAGCAACCTGGTCGAGGGCGACGTGCTGTTCATCGACGAGATCCATCGGATGGCCCGGCCTGCCGAGGAGATGCTGTACCTGGCGATGGAGGACTTCCGCGTCGACGTGGTGGTCGGCAAGGGCCCCGGCGCGACGTCGATCCCGCTCGATATCGCGCCGTTCACGCTGGTCGGCGCCACCACCCGGTCGGGCGCGCTGACCGGCCCGCTGCGCGACCGGTTCGGCTTCACCGGCCACATGGATTTCTACGAACCCGATGAGCTGCAACGGATCCTGGTGCGCTCGGCCCGGATACTCGAACTGCGCGTCGAGCCGGATGCCGCCGCCGAGATCGCGGGGCGCTCCCGCGGCACCCCGCGCATCGCCAACCGCCTGCTGCGCCGCGTGCGCGACTACGCGGAGGTGCGGGCCGACGGCGTGATCACCCGCGAGGTCGCCCATGCCGCCCTGGCCGTCTACGACGTCGACGATCTGGGCCTGGACCGCCTCGACCGGGCCGTGCTCGGCTCGCTGGTGCGCAGCTTCGGCGGTGGGCCGGTAGGGGTTTCGACGCTCGCGGTGGCGGTGGGGGAGGAGGCCGCCACCGTCGAGGAGGTGTGCGAGCCGTTCCTGGTGCGGGCCGGCATGGTCGCCCGCACCCCGCGCGGCCGCGTCGCCACCGCCGCCGCGTGGGAGCATCTGGGCCTGGTCCCGCCGCCGGACCTGGTCTTCGGGTCGATCGAGGTGCGCGGGCGCGAACCGCACCCGACCCTGGACCTCTTCGATTCCTGA
- the ruvA gene encoding Holliday junction branch migration protein RuvA codes for MIASVRGEVLEIGLDHAVLEAAGVGYRLNATPSTLAALTRGEEARLYTSMIVREDSMTLYGFADTEARELFGLLQTVNGVGPRLAMAVLAVLEPEALRKALAESNIAALTRVPGIGKRGAERMVVELRDKVNLVPVQSGPPGAGPAPVVTPVREQVVEALTGLGFPAKQAEPAVDAVLTDQPDLDTSKALRASLGLLGKNK; via the coding sequence GTGATCGCGTCGGTGCGCGGCGAGGTACTCGAGATCGGGCTCGACCACGCGGTGCTGGAGGCCGCCGGCGTCGGCTACCGGCTCAACGCCACCCCCTCCACGCTGGCCGCCCTGACCCGCGGCGAGGAGGCGCGGCTGTACACGTCGATGATCGTGCGCGAGGATTCGATGACGCTGTACGGCTTCGCCGACACCGAGGCCCGCGAGCTGTTCGGGCTGCTGCAGACCGTCAACGGCGTGGGCCCGCGGCTGGCCATGGCGGTGCTGGCGGTGCTGGAGCCCGAGGCGCTGCGCAAGGCGCTGGCCGAGAGCAATATCGCGGCGCTGACCAGGGTGCCCGGCATCGGTAAGCGCGGCGCCGAACGCATGGTCGTGGAGCTGCGCGACAAGGTGAATCTCGTTCCGGTGCAATCGGGTCCGCCCGGCGCCGGGCCCGCGCCGGTCGTCACCCCGGTCCGCGAACAGGTGGTGGAGGCGCTCACCGGCCTCGGCTTCCCGGCCAAACAGGCCGAGCCCGCCGTCGACGCCGTGCTCACCGACCAGCCCGATCTGGACACCTCGAAGGCACTGCGCGCGTCGCTGGGCCTGCTCGGTAAGAACAAATAG